The Cuculus canorus isolate bCucCan1 chromosome 3, bCucCan1.pri, whole genome shotgun sequence DNA window ACGTGGGCTCCTCGAAagtcctcctcatcctctccagCCACTTGCCGCCCTCGGCTCCCGGCTGCCGCCGCCCCTTTGCCCCCGACAGCTCGCCCGGCGGCTCCTCCGCCGAGAAGTAGGTGCGCGTCTCGGACATGCGGTCGTCGAGGCGCCGCTGGCAGCAGTAGTCGAGGTGGGAGCCCTCCAGCCCCCAGTAGATCATCTCGTTGTAGAAGGAGAGCTCGCACATGTGCGGCACGAAGCGCAGGTGGCCGTGCCGCACGTACAGCATGATGAAGCCGAAAGCCTCCGAGTGCCGGTCGAAGAAGTACTCGTTCCTTTCCCGGTCGTAGTCGTCGCACACCTCCAGCACGTCCTGCTCCGACAGGCAGCCGTGCAGGCGGCTCACCCGCCGCAGCGGGAAATCCTTCAGCACCTCCCGGGAGAAGGAATACCGGGTGCCCCCCACGTTCAACACCACCGAGGGGCCGCGGCCAAAGTTCATGGCTTGGGCGGGACGGAGGAGGGCGGGCAGGGCTGGCCGAGGCTGCCCCGGCGCCGCTCGCACCGCTGGCGGGGCGGGATGCGGGGATGCGGTGAGGGATGCGGGGATGCCGCTCGCACCTCAGCGCCGGCGGGCGGGCGCCTCCGCGGGACCCCGCGAGGACATGGTGGGACCGGGCAGCTCCGACAGCCCGGTGCCGGCttggcaggagggagggaaggatggagggaggcGGGATGCGGGGTGCGGACACgcctcccgccccgcccgcgCACACGGGGCTCCGCGGGGATGCTCCGAGAGAGGGGTGCGGGGTGGCAGCgcctcccctccagccccgctGCCCGCTGCGGGGGCGAAGGTGTGCTAAAAGCCTAAAGAACACTTCGGGGATGCTTTTCCCcgaaggaaaaaaagaggctggAAGTGAAGCGTTGGAGCACGACGTGACCCGTCGCTCCCGTCTCATCTGATTCCTGCAAAACGCGGGTTTCTTTGGAACACCGCCACCACACCCCCCCACATCTGTATGAGGAGACACTTTCCCACCCCTCAGTGCATGGAAGAGCCGTGGtgccttcttccctgcttctacccagcacagcctcctgtctgtgctgctgcaccTTCCTCCTTCCTCGGCCCCACACCTGTCATCGTCAAAAGCACCTACATCAAAGCCCCCACACCGGCTGCCGCGACCCTGCCTCCTCTCGAAAGCCTTGCTTTCGCTTCGTTGCGTTACGTACAGGGAGTTCTTCTTCCCCACTacttattatttcatttaattttttttttaaccccaaTTTGACAGATCTCCAGGTTGAGGTGTTTTCTAGGCTTATTAACCTCTGCAGCATCACGGGGTAAAATCACCCAAGATACAGCTCTAACCTCTCAGTGAGGTGCTTCCAACGTGCCTCCAGTTGTCAGGAGAAAGGGCAGGTGAGTATATCCTTTCAAAACTAATGCCAAGGATTTGTCGCTCAAGTCTCTGTCTGTAAAAGGACATCCGGGTTAAACCAGTAGTTTCCCATGCACGTCCT harbors:
- the KCNG3 gene encoding potassium voltage-gated channel subfamily G member 3 isoform X4 produces the protein MRRERRVTSCSNASLPASFFPSGKSIPEVFFRLLAHLRPRSGQRGWRGGAATPHPSLGASPRSPVCAGGAGGVSAPRIPPPSILPSLLPSRHRAVGAARSHHVLAGSRGGARPPALRCERHPRIPHRIPASRPASGASGAGAASASPARPPPSRPSHELWPRPLGGVERGGHPVFLLPGGAEGFPAAAGEPPARLPVGAGRAGGVRRLRPGKERVLLRPALGGFRLHHAVRAARPPALRAAHVRALLLQRDDLLGAGGLPPRLLLPAAPRRPHVRDAHLLLGGGAAGRAVGGKGAAAAGSRGRQVAGEDEEDFRGAHVFRGRPGPGHRLHPLRHRVHGGAVRQHLARVAGAGEPQRGGAEQVHSRVSQGALRDNRSYLHRLVHCRVHCEVHRLQKQVYC
- the KCNG3 gene encoding potassium voltage-gated channel subfamily G member 3 isoform X3 — encoded protein: MRRERRVTSCSNASLPASFFPSGKSIPEVFFRLLAHLRPRSGQRGWRGGAATPHPSLGASPRSPVCAGGAGGVSAPRIPPPSILPSLLPSRHRAVGAARSHHVLAGSRGGARPPALRCERHPRIPHRIPASRPASGASGAGAASASPARPPPSRPSHELWPRPLGGVERGGHPVFLLPGGAEGFPAAAGEPPARLPVGAGRAGGVRRLRPGKERVLLRPALGGFRLHHAVRAARPPALRAAHVRALLLQRDDLLGAGGLPPRLLLPAAPRRPHVRDAHLLLGGGAAGRAVGGKGAAAAGSRGRQVAGEDEEDFRGAHVFRGRPGPGHRLHPLRHRVHGGAVRQHLARVAGAGEPQRGGAEQVHSRVSQGALRVFPSKGANVFYKPFMKKGHVLPELELLLMKQEKQG
- the KCNG3 gene encoding potassium voltage-gated channel subfamily G member 3 isoform X6, encoding MRRERRVTSCSNASLPASFFPSGKSIPEVFFRLLAHLRPRSGQRGWRGGAATPHPSLGASPRSPVCAGGAGGVSAPRIPPPSILPSLLPSRHRAVGAARSHHVLAGSRGGARPPALRCERHPRIPHRIPASRPASGASGAGAASASPARPPPSRPSHELWPRPLGGVERGGHPVFLLPGGAEGFPAAAGEPPARLPVGAGRAGGVRRLRPGKERVLLRPALGGFRLHHAVRAARPPALRAAHVRALLLQRDDLLGAGGLPPRLLLPAAPRRPHVRDAHLLLGGGAAGRAVGGKGAAAAGSRGRQVAGEDEEDFRGAHVFRGRPGPGHRLHPLRHRVHGGAVRQHLARVAGAGEPQRGGAEQDNRSYLHRLVHCRVHCEVHRLQKQVYC
- the KCNG3 gene encoding potassium voltage-gated channel subfamily G member 3 isoform X5, with the protein product MRRERRVTSCSNASLPASFFPSGKSIPEVFFRLLAHLRPRSGQRGWRGGAATPHPSLGASPRSPVCAGGAGGVSAPRIPPPSILPSLLPSRHRAVGAARSHHVLAGSRGGARPPALRCERHPRIPHRIPASRPASGASGAGAASASPARPPPSRPSHELWPRPLGGVERGGHPVFLLPGGAEGFPAAAGEPPARLPVGAGRAGGVRRLRPGKERVLLRPALGGFRLHHAVRAARPPALRAAHVRALLLQRDDLLGAGGLPPRLLLPAAPRRPHVRDAHLLLGGGAAGRAVGGKGAAAAGSRGRQVAGEDEEDFRGAHVFRGRPGPGHRLHPLRHRVHGGAVRQHLARVAGAGEPQRGGAEQVFPSKGANVFYKPFMKKGHVLPELELLLMKQEKQG